From the Lactobacillus johnsonii genome, the window AGAACAAGTAGATCAGGCTGAAGAAGATCCACAAGTAATATTTAATGCTGCTCAAAAGATTATTTTTGACTTAAGTAAAAGAGTTGCAGGAAAAATTAAAGCAATTTCTTGGTCGAGTCAAATGCATAGTTTAATCGGCATTGGAAAAGACAATCGAGTACTGACTAACAGTATTACTTGGGCAGATAATCGAAGTAGCCAGCTTGTGGCTCAAGCAAAAGAAAATGGTCTTGCGCAAGATATTTATCAACAGACAGGGATGCCGCCTCATCCAATGGCTCCTGTGTATAAATTACTGTGGATTAAAGAAGAAAATCCTAAACTTTTTGCACAGGTGCAAAAATGGATTGGAATTAAAGAATATATTATTTGGCGTTTAACTGGCACGATAGTGACCGATACAACGATGGCAGCTGGAACTGGCTTGCTTAATCTCCACACTTTAACTTGGGATAGGAAATTACTTGATAAAATTGAACTAGATCCAGAAAAATTGCCCAACTTAGCTAAACCAGAATATGTGGTTGGAAAAGTAGAAGCAGAATATGTACAAAAATTGGGTTTAAATCCTGAAACAAAAATTATTTTAGGAGCTAGTGATGGATATTTATCAACAATTGGTGTTGGTGTTTTAGATAAAAAATACTTTGCCCTAAATGTTGGTACATCAGGAGCTATAAGAGCCATTGCATCTAAAGCAATAGTTGACTCAAAAAATCGCTTCTTTTGTTATCCAGTCGATAAAAGTCATTATCTTCTTGGTGGCCCAGTAAATAATGGGGGAATCGTCTTTGAGTGGGCTAGAAAAACGATTTTTGGGCCCGATCAAACTGCAGAAGATTTTATTAATGTTGCTGAAACTGTTCCTGCAGGCAGTAATGGCTTAATTTTTCATCCCTACTTAGGGGGAGAACGAGCACCAATTTGGAATGCTCAAGCTCGCGGATCTTTTATTGGATTAAGTCGAAACCACACTAAACCGCAAATGGCGCGGAGTGTTTTAGAAGGTATTGTCTTTAATCTTTTAGGTGCAGCTAGAGGCTTACGCGAAAAAATAGGGGAACCAGAAGCATTAAGAGTCACTGGCGGCTTTGTAAGAAGTGATTTTGTAAGGCAGTTAATTGCTGATATTTTTAATTTACCAGTAGTGGTAATTAAAAATGATCAAAGTGGAACTTTAGCAGCCATGTTTCTAGCACAATTAGGCTTGAATGAAGAGGATAGCTTAGACAAAATAGTGAAAGAAATAGATGACAGTAAAGTATATTTTCCAAATCAAAAAAATGTGCAGGTCTACCAGGATATAATTCCGATCTATCGAGAAGTAGAACATGATTTAGATCAAAGCTATGACAAAATAGCTCAATTTCAGAAAAAATATCCTAAATTATTTGAATAATAAAAAGGTAAATTGTATCAAATTAGTACAATTTACCTTTTTTCTAATATAAATATGAATTTGACTTATTTTAGAATTCCTAAAATATCACTAACAATTTGATCAGGCATTAAATGATCACGCTTGTAGATAGATTCTTTTGGTTCATTATCAGTGTATTCCTTTTTAGCACCATAATTCTTAACCATCATCTTAGTTGGACCATAGTAGCTAGCAATCTTTTGACCAAAACCACCATCAATACTGTTGTCTTCTAGAGTAACAACTAATTCATGGTCGTTTTGAAGTTTATCTAATGCGTCATAATCAAGGTGAGCAGCAGATTTTGGATTGATCAAAGTGGCATTAATGTTTTCTGTCTTTAATAAATCAACTACCTTTTCACCTAATTGATAAAAGTCACCTAAACCAATGATGGCAACCTTAGAACCGGGCTTTACATCATACTTAATAGTTGAATAGTCTTCATCCACTGGTTCACCTTCTGGAATTGGATTTACTGGAGATTTAATTGCTATGGGATGCTTTCTTTGCTTAACTGCCCATTCAAGCATTGATTTTAATTCATTCAAGGTGGTAGGAGCTAAGTATTCCCAGTTTGGCCAATTTGCGACCATGGCGTTGTCAAAAATACCTAAGTGGGTCTTAGAAGTGCCAGTAATTCCGCCGCCGGCTACCACCATTACAACTGGCAAGTCATTAGCTGCTACATCGTGAGAAAGTTGATCATAAGCCCGTTGTAAGAAAGTAGAGTTTTCGAATAAGACTGGGGTAATTCCTTCTTTAACAGCTCCTGCAGCAAAGGCAACAGACTCTTGTTCAGCAATTCCTACATCCTTATAATTCTTAGGGTATTTATTCTTAATCTCGCCTAAGCCAAAGACGCCAGGGATAGCAGCATTGATAGCTAAGATGTTTTCTTGATTTTCAATATGTTTCTTTAAGAAATCCAAAACTACAGTAGTTGGATTAGGAGTCTTTGGAGCTGATACAGTTGTCTTGTCTGTCTTAAGATCAAAAGGCAATACCCAGTGGTGACTAGCTTCATTTTCAATAGCTGGCTCATATCCCTTACCCTTAAGGGTATTGATATGTAAAACAATTGGGTGGTCAATATCTTTAATTGATTTGAGGGCATCAATCATTGCTTTAAGATCATTTCCCTGACCAACATATTTATAATCTAGTCCCATTGCAGTAAATGGATTATCAGCTGTTTGACCATTTGATTCACGTAATTTCTTCAAAGCAGTTACAACACCGCCGACATTATCGTCAATCGACATTTGATTGTCATTTACTACAATAATTAAATTATGCTTTTCATCAGCCGCATTATTAAAGCCCTCAAAGGCTAAGCCACCAGTTAAAGAACCATCCCCAATAAGAGCTGTAATGTTTTCATGTTCTCCTAGCATATCACGCGCTCTAGCCATTCCAGTTGCTAAAGCAATTGAAGTTGAAGTATGACCAACAGCAAAGTAGTCATATGGACTTTCCTCAGGATTAGAATAAGGAGTTACATCCTCGTACTTATCGGGATCAAGCCAACCATAAGCACGTCCAGTTAACATCTTGTGTGGATAAGTTTGGTGAGAAACATCCCAAACAATCTTATCTTTAGGTGCATCGAAAACATAATGGTAGGCAATTGTAACTTCGACAATTCCTAAGTCAGGTCCTAAGTGGCCACCTTTAGCAGCATCTTTTTCTAGGATCAAGGTTCTAATTTCACTAGCTAGTTGTTCTAGTTCTTTTAGATCTAATTTTTTAAGATCTTTTGGACTTTTAATCTTGTTTAATAAAAATTCTGGATGTTTGTTCATATTTTTTCACCCCACCATTAATAAAAAAAGTTTACTCATTTATTGTAAGTCAATGAGTAAGCTTTTACTAATATTAAGTTAGCATAGATAAGTATAAGATTAATCTATACTTTCTTCTAATGGTTGAGATGCATTTTGCTTTTTGAGAGTAAGGAACAAAGCAACAAAACTGAGCGCAAAAGCAGTTGCGTTGATTGCCCAACCGAAGTTGTAAGAACCAGTAGTATCAAATAAAAGACCGTTCAAGTAAACAGATGCAGACATTGCAAATGCACCAGTCATATTAATTACTGAAAGAATTGTACTGTAGTCCTTAGCTCCGAATTCTTCTCGAATAAGGTAAGGAAGAGCAACTAAACACACACCTTGACCCAAACCTAAAATAAAGGCAGAGGCAATAAGTGGAAGACTAGTCTTAAAGAAAATTTCGCCGCTCCAGCCTAATAAGCCAAATAAAGAATAAATAAATAAAGTAGCTCGTGTATTAAAACGATCAAGCATAAAACCAATAGAAATCTTACCAGCTGCTGCTCCAAGCATTACCCCAGAAACTACTGATGCACCAATTGTTAATGGGAGGCCTTGGCTGGTAATATGACCTGAAATATGTTGCACAGATCCAGAAACAAATTGCAGTGCAAGCATTGCAAATGCTAAAGCATAAAAGACAGGGGTCTTAAGAGCTGCCTTAAGGGTAATACCACTAGTTTCAAGAACTTTTTCTGGTATATTTTTCACTTTGCCGTATGCTTGGTGTTTTTGATTAGGTTTTTCTCTTAAGAAGAATGCTGAAGGAACTAAAATTCCGAGAATTAGTAATCCTTCGCAGATGAAGCCACCTCTCCATCCAAAGTTGGTAATGATGTTACCAATAATTGGGTTAAAGATGGTGCCACCAAAGGCTGAAACTCCAAGGGCAATTCCCATCACAGTTCCTAATTTTTCATTGAACCAATTTCCTAATAGGACAGGGATGGATAAAGTAATAGCAATTGGTTGGCAAATCCCAATGATGATCCAAGCAATGTAAAAATGAGTCAAACTTTGTGCTACTGATAAGCTAAGCATGGAAACTCCAATTACAGCAAAACAGAAAGTTAAAAGCCAACGCAAGTTAAGCTTGGTCATAATTTTACCTGCAAACAGCAAGGTAATTGCGGCAGCAGCATTTTGCAAGGTTGTCATTAAGGCAACGCTTGCTCGACCAACATGGAAACTTTTACTAATTGGTTCAAAGAATAAACCAATAGTATTAACAATTAATCCAAATCCTACTAAAGAAATTAAACAGGAGGCAATAAAAACCCACCAGGCAAAAAAATGCGAATTTTCTTTTTTCTTATTCACTTCTTTTCCTACTTTCTAGAATTATAATTCAAAAAAAGATTATAGCGAATTAGTAAAGAATAAGGAAAGAAAAGAGAATGTCTTAACATTCTCTTAATTAATAGCTTCTCTTTAATAAAATATTTGTCAGCTCTTCAAGCTGCTGGCGAGTTTTGTTGTCTGGCCAATGCTTTTGCAAGTTGTTTAAAGCTTTATCAGTGAATTTATCAGCTAACTTTTGTGCTCGTTTTACCCCGCCAAGGTCATTAACCATTTTTTCTATCTCTTGTAATTGTTCCTTAGTCAAATCTTTTCCTAACTTAACTAACTCATGTAAGCGACCTGTAGAGTCGTTTTGTAAGGCGAAAATTAAGGGTCCAGAGTAGATACCATCTTTAACATCTAATAAGACTGGCTTTTTAAAAGTAGAACTAGTAGTTGTATAGTCTAAAATATCATCTCTTAGTTGAAAAGCTTGGCCCAAGTATTCACCAAACTTTTTAGCTTTTAGAGCCCTAGTTACTTTAAGACCACTCTCATAAGCGCCAATAAAACAAGCTAGGCCAAATAAGACTCCAGTTTTACCCTTAATTTGGTCTAAGTATTCCTTTTCAGAAATAGTAATGTTATAGGCATTGTTGTACTGTTCAGTTTCACCAACTAGGATATTTTGCATGGTTTTTCCATCTGCAATAACACTATGCAAGCTTTGAGCATTTTCACTTAAAAGAGTGAGCGATAAAGCAAATAAATAGTCGCCCGCATAAACTGCGATATGCTTGCCATACTTAGTTTGAATTGAGGGTCTGCCATGGCGCATGCTCGATTCATCGATAATATCATCGTGAATTAAGGTAGCATTATGGAGAGTCT encodes:
- a CDS encoding gluconokinase; translation: MDYIIGMDIGTTASKGVLYRGNGKKIEELSIPYPLIQEQVDQAEEDPQVIFNAAQKIIFDLSKRVAGKIKAISWSSQMHSLIGIGKDNRVLTNSITWADNRSSQLVAQAKENGLAQDIYQQTGMPPHPMAPVYKLLWIKEENPKLFAQVQKWIGIKEYIIWRLTGTIVTDTTMAAGTGLLNLHTLTWDRKLLDKIELDPEKLPNLAKPEYVVGKVEAEYVQKLGLNPETKIILGASDGYLSTIGVGVLDKKYFALNVGTSGAIRAIASKAIVDSKNRFFCYPVDKSHYLLGGPVNNGGIVFEWARKTIFGPDQTAEDFINVAETVPAGSNGLIFHPYLGGERAPIWNAQARGSFIGLSRNHTKPQMARSVLEGIVFNLLGAARGLREKIGEPEALRVTGGFVRSDFVRQLIADIFNLPVVVIKNDQSGTLAAMFLAQLGLNEEDSLDKIVKEIDDSKVYFPNQKNVQVYQDIIPIYREVEHDLDQSYDKIAQFQKKYPKLFE
- a CDS encoding 1-deoxy-D-xylulose-5-phosphate synthase, whose translation is MNKHPEFLLNKIKSPKDLKKLDLKELEQLASEIRTLILEKDAAKGGHLGPDLGIVEVTIAYHYVFDAPKDKIVWDVSHQTYPHKMLTGRAYGWLDPDKYEDVTPYSNPEESPYDYFAVGHTSTSIALATGMARARDMLGEHENITALIGDGSLTGGLAFEGFNNAADEKHNLIIVVNDNQMSIDDNVGGVVTALKKLRESNGQTADNPFTAMGLDYKYVGQGNDLKAMIDALKSIKDIDHPIVLHINTLKGKGYEPAIENEASHHWVLPFDLKTDKTTVSAPKTPNPTTVVLDFLKKHIENQENILAINAAIPGVFGLGEIKNKYPKNYKDVGIAEQESVAFAAGAVKEGITPVLFENSTFLQRAYDQLSHDVAANDLPVVMVVAGGGITGTSKTHLGIFDNAMVANWPNWEYLAPTTLNELKSMLEWAVKQRKHPIAIKSPVNPIPEGEPVDEDYSTIKYDVKPGSKVAIIGLGDFYQLGEKVVDLLKTENINATLINPKSAAHLDYDALDKLQNDHELVVTLEDNSIDGGFGQKIASYYGPTKMMVKNYGAKKEYTDNEPKESIYKRDHLMPDQIVSDILGILK
- a CDS encoding MFS transporter, which codes for MNKKKENSHFFAWWVFIASCLISLVGFGLIVNTIGLFFEPISKSFHVGRASVALMTTLQNAAAAITLLFAGKIMTKLNLRWLLTFCFAVIGVSMLSLSVAQSLTHFYIAWIIIGICQPIAITLSIPVLLGNWFNEKLGTVMGIALGVSAFGGTIFNPIIGNIITNFGWRGGFICEGLLILGILVPSAFFLREKPNQKHQAYGKVKNIPEKVLETSGITLKAALKTPVFYALAFAMLALQFVSGSVQHISGHITSQGLPLTIGASVVSGVMLGAAAGKISIGFMLDRFNTRATLFIYSLFGLLGWSGEIFFKTSLPLIASAFILGLGQGVCLVALPYLIREEFGAKDYSTILSVINMTGAFAMSASVYLNGLLFDTTGSYNFGWAINATAFALSFVALFLTLKKQNASQPLEESID
- a CDS encoding polyprenyl synthetase family protein; translation: MAKNSTHPLQNSLPEKRNNNKSNFTFWDNFPETQKDMIAINRIILKHVNTVPGLLGDALKDTFAFPGKMLRPACVMLFGSFGPNANQKREELQKIATSIETLHNATLIHDDIIDESSMRHGRPSIQTKYGKHIAVYAGDYLFALSLTLLSENAQSLHSVIADGKTMQNILVGETEQYNNAYNITISEKEYLDQIKGKTGVLFGLACFIGAYESGLKVTRALKAKKFGEYLGQAFQLRDDILDYTTTSSTFKKPVLLDVKDGIYSGPLIFALQNDSTGRLHELVKLGKDLTKEQLQEIEKMVNDLGGVKRAQKLADKFTDKALNNLQKHWPDNKTRQQLEELTNILLKRSY